In the Parashewanella tropica genome, GCGAGGGCAAGTTCGATAATGTCCAGCGCTATCAAAGCGATAGTGAGCTTATGAGAAAAGTCCCTAACAAAAAAGAACTCAATAAAATCAAACAGCTTCAAAAACAAGTTGACCGCTTGCAAAAGGAGAATGATTTACTAAAAAAGTGGCAACGGTATCTGGCGGAAGTTCATCAGAACGATTTAAATTCATCAAAGACAACGGAAAAAACTTAGGCATTAAGTACCTGTGTAATTGGCTTCATGTATCACGTAGTGGCTATTACGCTTGGCTTAAACGTCCTTTACCTCAGCACCACTTAGATGACATGCAATTGCTATCTAAAATCCAAATGACGTTTGAAAAGAGCCATCAAATCTATGGAAGCCCAAGAGTTTACGCCGCATTAAAAAGAGCGGGCATCAATACCAGTAGGAAACGGGTCGCTCGTTTGATGAAAAAAAATGGGTTAAAAGCCAGAGGAATTAAAACGTATGCTAAGCCCGCTAAAACTAAACTGTTCTATAAAGCCGTTGAGAATAAAAGAAAAGATAGAGCTAATCCGACAACAATAAACCAACTATGGTCTGGAGATATTACTTATCTCAAAGTGGGTCAGCACTGGCATTATTTAGCGGTTGTCTTAGATGTCTTTTCTCGGCGTATCATAGGCTGGGCTTTTGGGAAAAATAAAACTACTGAGCTGACACTTAAAGCATTAAAGACTGCACTTAAAAACAGGAAGACTGATAAAACCATTTTGTTTCATACCGATAGAGGGGCTGAGTATCGAGCCAAAGTGGTTCAAGCATTTCTGAAAAAACACCAGATTGAGCCGAGTATGAATCGACCTGGTCACTGTACAGACAATGCGGAAGTTGAGTCATTTTTTCATTCTATGAAAGGTGACATCATTAGAGGGAATAAGTTTAGAACCTTCAATGAGTTACTGAAGCCTTTAAAGAGTTACTTAAACTATTTCTATAATAGACAACGCTTACATTCAAGCTTAGGATATAGAACGCCTGTCGAATTTGAACAGGCAGTAATTTAAAGTGGAATGTGTCCACTTTTTCGGGGCAAGATCACAAATAGTGGTTGCCTCCTACGCTGCGCTTCGGATCTTAGCCAACCAATATTTGCCTGTTAAGCGGGCGTTATGCGTTATAAAAACTTCAATGATTTTAATGTTGTACCATACAAGGTTCAACTGCGGTAGCAATGGATATTCAGCTTAAATTCTGTTGCTGTAGATCAACCACGAAACCACACTATTCAATGTTGTTTCTGGTTGTTTTAAAAGTTATATAAATCAGCAAAATCATTGGTTATTTTGCAAAAAACAAATTTGGGCACACTCCAAAACGTCTGTAATATCAAAACGTAACTGGTGCGCCTAACAAGGCATTCAACAGGACGCAAAATCGTTGGCTTTGCTCCTGCGTCGCAAATTGTAGCCAACCATTTTCCGCCCGTTAATGCGGCGTTATGCACTTAATATTATGAAATACCTTCATTTGATGCTTTTGCTTTTATCTGTTCCTTCTTTCGCAGGTAACTTATGTGATGTAGTCAAAAGTAAAGGTGAAGGTCATTGGCCTTTACCAGAAAATGCTTTTACCAAAAATGCAGCTAGCAAAGCCGCCAATGAGCTTAAACTTTTGGTACATAAACTTGATGATTCTGATTACTATTTAGAAGCTGAAAATGCGTTTATGTATATTCGTGGCTATGCCTTAAAAACATACGCTCACAATTCAATTAAAAGCAAATCTAAATTTGCAAAATCTCATTTAACCGACTGGTGTAAATTCATTAAAAATGAAGCTTATATCCGGCACTAGTGCATAACAAGGCATTCAACAGGACGCAAAATCGTTGGCTTTGCGCCTGCGTCGCAAATTGTAGCCAACAATTTTCCGCCCGTTAATGCGGCGTTAGGCTTTATTTAATGAATAAGGACGATTCAAATTGGAAGTTACTAAACTCTATTCACCAAATCAGATTGCTCTGGGTTCTTTTTGGGGTGGTCCCATTGCAGCCATTTATTTTTTATGGAAAAACTATTCAAGTATCGGGAAGAGTGAGTTAGCACAGAAAGCTCTCATATTTGGCGTATTATTTTTGGTATGCATGCTTGCCTTACTCCCTTTTTTACCTGAAAAATTTCCAAATATTATTATTCCGCTTTTATATTGCTTAACGGCAAAACAGATTGCTATAAAAACACAACTTGATAAACCTGAAATAGCTAGCAATGAAAGCTATTCATTTCAATCAAGCTGGAAAGTCTTTGGTATTGCGACACTTTATTTAATTTTATTTGCGGTTATCGGCTTTATTGCTTTTTTCACTATGGATATGTTCGGTGTAATCAGCTTATAGCCTAACAAGGCATTCAACAGGACGCAAAAACGTTTGGCTTTGCTCCTGCGTCGCAAATTTTAGCCAAACGTTTTGCGCCCGTTAATGCGGCGTTATATTTCTTCAGGTACCCAACCAAGCCTCTTTAAAGGGAATGATATGAGAATTATTGGAATATTATTATTAGCAACCTTCACTTCGGTTACCTATGCTAATGAACCACTTCCAAACATTCATGGGAAATGGCTTTGTCCTTTGGATTATGAAGAAGATGGAGTAACTTTTAAGGGACCTTCTTACGATGAATATGATCTTGAAAAAATGGTTTACTCCTTTTCCGAAACTGTCTCAATTTATATTGACTCTGCTGAGCCTATAGCTCAATACAAAGCGCAAGAAAAGGGAAAGTTACAATTCAAAAAAGGAAATCTAACATTCAATTTAGAGCAAATTAAATTTAAACCAGTTATTGATAAGGAAGGCATTCTTACAAAACAATTCTTTGATGCAGTTGAAAAGTCCTATCGAGAAACAAACCCGCCAATTAAGACTTTAAGTGTCAAAGATAATATTTGGTTGTCATTCGACCCCAAAACGCAAAAATCATCTGAATGCTACAAAATATAACAAGTGGTTCCAGGTGACGCCTACGGCGCACCTGAACCAAGCGTTATATGTACTAGGAAAGTATGAGTATAACTAAGGCATTTAAAATTTATGCTTTATGGCTATCGCTAGCCATTATCGCAATAGCAATACTCTTTTGGTCTCAGCCTATGATTGGCGGCTCACTTTTATTGACGTTTTTTTCATTACTGTTTGTTGTTTTGGGTGCTCCAATTCAAATTATTTTAGCTTGGAAGTACCCAAATAAATCGATGTTTTCACAATTTCTATACTCGTGTACAGTAATTTTGTTTATCATACTTATAGTTGCTTCAACTGGAAAGTTTAACGTTACATAAATGTACATATAACAAGCGCTTCAACAAGGACAAATACTGGTTGGCTCCTACGCTGCGCTTCGGATTTTAGCCAACCAGCATTTGCCTGTTAAGCGGGCGTTATGAGTATTATGAAAATTTTATCGATATTGGTTCTAGTTTTATTTCCACTTAGCTCAATGGCTTGTTCTTCTCCTAAAGCTGGTTTCGGTTATCCGATGGAGAAGCTCATTGATCAATCTAAAAACATATTCTTGGTTCAAATGGTTAGTGTTGCTGAAGAAGGATTCACAAATACTTATTCATTAAAAGTTGTCGAAGTATTAAAAGGGAATGCTCCTGAAATAATCAATTTTGTTAACTATGGCAGCAAATATCAGGATAATGATTTTGATAACCATAATAATATAAAGTTTTGGGTTAAAGATAATATTGGTCGCTCTAAATGGCCTTGTTGTATTTGTGGACCAGACCACTCATTTAAAAAAGGTGTTAATTACTTATTTTTTCCAGATTTATTAGGCGCAATCAAGTCTGCAGAGATAGTTAACAACAAAAATGATAAATGGTATAAATTTGTTCAAAAAAGGATTAATCAGTAAATACTCATAACAAGCGCTTCAACAAGGACTAATACTGTATGGCTCCTACGCTGCGCTCCGGATTATAGCCATACAGTATTAGCCTGTTAAGCGGGCGTTATGCGTGGCTGCCACTCATTCGAGTTTGGTTGTTTGGGAAATTTGAGCAATTCAGTTTAAATCAGCGTTTACTAAAGCTCATTTGTGTTTTCGCCTTAATAGCGTCGTTACGCTAATAGGCGTCAACCTGTAAAGTAAGATCTTAATATCAATTGCGCCATTAGCTTGTTTGCTTACAAAAAATGGCTCAAATAGTCACTGCCATTTGGTCGTGGCAGTAAAATTATTCAAGGGTATTACGTGCCCTAACCTATTGGGTTTAAAGTAACTTCGCATAACAAGGCATTCAACAGGACGCAAAATCGTTGGCTTTTGCTCCTGCGTCGCAAAGTATAAGCCAACGTTTTGCGCCTGTTAATGCGGCGTTATATGCTAAGGAAGTTATTTTGTATCTTTACAGAGGAATGAATTCAACAATGTATAAAGAATTGGAGGGAAAACTCATTCCTAAAAAATTCGGTGAGAGTTTTTCCTCTGTTCCTTGTGCTGGCGACCCGCATGCAGAATGTGGGAGCGGCATCGTTGCTGGAGATGCAACAATTAACGAAGTTATCTTTCATCAATGGGGACAGAAAGGTTTCCCAACATCAGGTATTTCAACAACCCCAAATAAAGAACGCGCAAGGTTTTATGCGCTGTCAGGCGGTGAAAATACTGAAGGTTATATTTTCAAACTATCAATTGAAAATTTAAAAAATGAAAATGTCTCAATCCATAAAGTAAATGCTTTAGTGACAAATCCATCAATACCTGAAGATGACGAGCATATACTTGTAGCAAAAGATTTTTTGGAAATACCAAAAAGCGCAATTGTATCTATAGAAAAAGTGTAGGCATATAACAAGCAATTCAACAGGGACAAATACTGTTTGGCTTTTGTCGCTTCGCTCCAAAATTATAGCCAAACACTATTTGCCCGTTAATTGGGCGTTAGGTGCCTAAATTGAAAAGGGAAATTTCATCATGGGATTCAAATTTTGGCTTGTTCGAGCAACTAGCGTATTTACAGTTGTCTTTTTGTTGTTAACCGTAATTTATTATTTCAAAGGTTATGAAACCAACCAAGCTATTTTGTCTGCAGCAGTTTGGTCATTTTTAGCAACAAGTGTTTTTATCTGCACAAGGCTCTACCATTCTAAAAAAGGTCGTAGTTGTGCAATTTGTAATGACACGCCAGATAAATCAAACCCCGGCTCCTAACAAGCAGTTCAACAGGGACAATGTAGTTGCCCCACTTTAGTGGACACTTCCTTATCATTATAAGGAAGTGGTTATGCCTAGATATACACGACCAAAAAAGACTTGGTTTTACCCTATCGATTTCAAAGTGAAAGCTGTCGAGTTAAGCTTGAGAGACGATGTCATGTCTAAGGATATTGCCCTAGCGTTAGACATTCACCCGCTTATGCTTTCCCGGTGGCGTAAAGAGTACCGCGAGGGCAAGTTCGATAATGTCCAGCGCTATCAAAGCGATAGTGAGCTTATGAGAAAAGTCCCTAACAAAAAAGAACTCAATAAAATCAAACGGCTTCAAAAACAAGTTGACCGCTTGCAAAAGGAGAATGATTTACTAAAAAAGTGGCAACGGTATCTGGCGGAAGTTCATCAGAACGATTTAAATTCATCAAAGACAACGGAAAAA is a window encoding:
- a CDS encoding IS3 family transposase (programmed frameshift), which translates into the protein MPRYTRPKKTWFYPIDFKVKAVELSLRDDVMSKDIALALDIHPLMLSRWRKEYREGKFDNVQRYQSDSELMRKVPNKKELNKIKQLQKQVDRLQKENDLLKKATVSGGSSSERFKFIKDNGKNLGIKYLCNWLHVSRSGYYAWLKRPLPQHHLDDMQLLSKIQMTFEKSHQIYGSPRVYAALKRAGINTSRKRVARLMKKNGLKARGIKTYAKPAKTKLFYKAVENKRKDRANPTTINQLWSGDITYLKVGQHWHYLAVVLDVFSRRIIGWAFGKNKTTELTLKALKTALKNRKTDKTILFHTDRGAEYRAKVVQAFLKKHQIEPSMNRPGHCTDNAEVESFFHSMKGDIIRGNKFRTFNELLKPLKSYLNYFYNRQRLHSSLGYRTPVEFEQAVI